TcttactatactatataatttggATTTAAggcttatcatttttttattatgttactttATCTGTAGTATATAATTGGCATTACAAAAGTTGAATGGAGATTTAATAACAGAAaagttacattttcaaaataaaacctAAAACATATTGAGATCAGGGGAttctttaagaaaaaaaaatgatattggtttaaaatcttatttaatgagaaaaaaatataaattgcatgGTCGCAAacagtaacaaataaaaaaactaaaatatttgatagttaattaatttgtttttaaattacaatttttatatacttgctttattataacatgaatgcatttttacaaatatttattaatctaagCAACCGTCACGTTTCATATAAGAACAGAAAGGGAACTTTTAAACATCATAACACGGCATTTAATAACATAGAAACCtgtgatgatattttattataaaactatatatgaTAACAGAGCAATAATACTTCTATTATAATCCAGAGACTTAAGGCTACATGGTATACTTTCACCATTGTggcacaaattatttttaaaaattaattgtaattacgTCACCTTTACACCCATTATTTTAAGGTGAAATTCCAAtacattgtaaatttgttttaaatatgaatatacatattttctttattgGGATATACAAATGCTTGAAAAATGATGAACTCTATAATTAAgactaattaatttactaatctCGGTTgtctattaaaatgtaacaaaagTTGATAGaggatatatattttgtttcaaaaacaagaaaaacataatataggtaatttttagattaaaccTATTGTACTGTTTTGAGACAATTTtactaaatagtttttatgtaaatcattaataaaatattactaaattgaacctcaatttacaaaatatgaaagaGTTGTTCTTAAGATATGGTTAATACAAACAGCAttgtgaattttgaaaattaattaaaccatGTTAACAAATTAGTGGTACGTAAAATAAGGTAGAAAATACTTGCCCTAAAAAGCAAGTTGACTTTTAAAATTAagacttttaatttaaactttttaaatttatttgattatatctATAAGTATTTAGATGGTTAAATAactttcgtaaaaatattaccaGATTGTTCAACACAGCCAAGCATATAAATTTCAAGAATTTTCTGGACTATGAACATGTATAAATCTAATGAAAATGGGTTTAAAGTTTGacgtaatactattattattattgtagttccTTCCATGAATATcacaaattaatttgttgtccttaataaaaatatctacacaATTAATTCTCCAAGTATTGTAAAGATGTGATCAACATAAAAAAACCTACCAATATCtacttaatttaactaaaatttaagtaaattagtgaaaacaaacgaaaaaactggatacataataatatttataattattaattaattttagttgaaaatgATGGCTATAGCTCCATGTCTTGTGCTTCACTTTCACTAAACTCCGACATAGATGATTCATCGCTATCTGAACCAGCATTTCCATCATCTTTGAGCGCTTCTTCCgtagcatatttttttacatattcttCAACACGCTTTTTATACTGTTCAGGTTTGTGCAAATACAAAGCTGCAGCATCACCATTTAATGGATCTATTGGATTTGGGTAGGCGAGCAGCTGGGGCAGAAacgattcaaaaatattaagcaGGTCATATAAAGCAGTCCACGCTTGATTGATTACATCGAGACAAACAGTACCAGATACTTCATCAATGTTTGgatggtaaattttattaataaagccAATTGAAGGAGACTTAAATGGATAATGTTCGGGAAGATGAACTCGAACTTTCCATAAGCCACCTTCGTATGGAGTACCACGTGGTCCATAGAGTTTAACACAAAACTCATTCAAGCCGTTTAAAAGTGTAACCTCATGTTTGCTTTCTATCAGTTTTATGACATCTGTGTCCATACGGCGCTTGCCGGCACTAGGTGAAGACATAGCAGTTGGCAGAAGTGTATACCAAGtttactgaaaaatatatttatattttaggtacacggtgatacctatctatttagAAATTACAGAATTAcactatgattaaaataaagcattaagtagatacctaatgttttagtttaatttatgtatatatttgaagaaaaaaagttatagcaAATTGAATAGGTCACTTTGTAttggatttaataaaaataatacaacaattcttcattattgtacatattttacattgaatattttatttattttattaactaccaaaattaatattattatattacctacagagttttattaaaattaaatatttttcaaaatcattttccTTTTGGTTaggtagataaattaaaaaccggCCAAGCGCGAGTCAGACTCGCTCACAAAGAGTTCAATACCATCAtcattttagtatttgttgttaaagcggcaacagaaatacataatctgtgaaaatttcaactttttaactttcatggttcataagatacagcctggtgacagacggacagcagagccttagtaatagggtcccgttttaacAGTACGGAACCCTAAATAGATAAAGATTGcaattgtaaacaaaaaaatgtacccaactttttatcaataattcttgtaataaataaacaagttCTAAAGAAtaggaatataaataaaaatatcaaagatGTGGCATAAATGCATTacttaatttgaaattcaaaattaaattaggtatttaatacattaacacTAGTGGTTTCAGTCATACAGATGTTTCATCCAGGTTAAAAATTTGGCCCCtgtgagttatttatttatttatagtttacttatattttttgaaaattaaattttactgataaatattatatagtaggcaatgaatttaaatttaataattatatttttgaaaaaggcTAAGGACCGATCTTACAATGTCTGGTTAAAATTAATCGACACTTAACTGGCCGAATTCTgccagtaataaaatatacgttaaCTTACACTTtgccggacattgtaagaatggccttatataattttaatatggaattgaaattttaaatgtaaaataaatagtgacTGAAATAGGTatcatagaataaatatttttgcaaatgtatttgtattttatagtggTAGGTATATCGGGATTTCGAAAATCCGAGTATGCGAATCAATGACTCATTTtgatattctaataaatttgattctataacatatatttagattgcaaaaaaaaaaaattattttaccaaaggtacattaaaaataattataagtcaaATAAAAAGCAAATCCATAAATTAGGATAAGAATTTGATTCAAATCTGGATTTAGTTATCAGGATATTCGGATTTCATGGCCACCCCTATAGtactatacataaatgtattataggtacttttatatagatagttaagttatattattaaacacttttattcgactgatgaaaattatatagtacctaggtaatatattttataatatttaacattttttatattttattaataaaaattatactgacATTTTaccttttgtaaaaataatttaagttttaaataaaataaaatagcgaTTTAAATTTAGTGATTTAAAATACCGGGGACCAAACATCGTATTTTGATCTTATCTTAATTATTAAGTTCTGAGCCATGTCTGTTCATAttagtttattgtaggtacctggGTAGTTCAGtagtttaataaaagttattattatattttagtttaaataggTATGTTCAATAAATAACTCCAagcaacaatttttattattaaataaaatattaaattttaatttactatagaTATAGCATTATTAATGAAACCATGTACaccttatttataaaaatgttagatcaacaaaaataaaatatggacaatttagtttaaaaaaaaaaaaaaaaacgatatatttatactattaaattttaaattaaatcaccCGATCTCAATTGggacacaaaataattatttaaaaattaaatttaagcaaTCTCAAGGACTAATATAAATCGAATATTACTCAATAATTGGTAGGTAGGCAAGCTATACATGCGCAAACATAATGGAATAATTATGGTCGCAAGAAACCGTTTGGGTCAGTAATCATAAATCAATCGTTTCGCCAAAGCCTTGGTGAAATCGTGAAAACTTTCAGATAAACAAATAGTAAgccgtttaaaaaaatgtatataattcggaGACGGTATATAGAAACGTCGGAACTGTCGACGGAATGAAAATGGGGTCCCCAACAATCCTTTGTCCGGATGCGAGTACTTCAAGTTCGTTACACGACTATTGCGTCTTACTTACTAGTTACTGGAGCGAGACCAGACAAGTCCGTCCGGGTAGTACTTGGGCTGATCGGGATCCTTGGAAATTCGAGCGACGAACGATGATTCGAACGGCCCACGAGAACAGATTGCTAGGCAGCCACGACAAGCGAACACGAACGGTTGACGGGAAAAGTCGTAGAGCCAAAATATGAATATCCACTCGGACTTTTGATTATGACGAATTAATTCTGACAAGGTAGAAATGAGCCAATAATATTGAATGCAAAACAGCCATTAGAACATCTGTgagctcaataataataataataatagtaataataaaaatgaaagaaaagAAATTGTCATGCGCACAACTCGTTATCTGATAGCGATCAGCTGACCCGCATCCGACTGGAAGGTACGCggtgaatttgaattattataagaaatccCTAAATCTGTTGCCTCACATATTTAGCCGTTTAGACTTTAGTCAGTGAACATATTTTCACTCATAGACcttctaataattaaaaagccAATGATTTCACATCTCATCGCCGCACCAGGTTAACAAGTCaacatattcaaaaataatcgtagaaagaaaaataatattttattatttattttttattattttaatataatattattggttctaaataaatattgtttgtatgcACTGCAGATATACACCACTACATCAGCTCTATTGGTGAAACTAGAGGATGTCTAGTCAATTTTAGTATTCTTCTTTTGACTAATTTCAAAACGCtacaattaacaaaatttgtttattttaattaaaataatacttatactatCAAATGGTGTTTtacataatgatttatttttatgttaattatatgtTATGATTTCACAAAAATGAACACTTTATAGAGCATTTCAacagtctatataataataatttattattagatacacCACTCACaaacatgttgtttattaataataaacaacatttttgttttttaaatagaaattaatataatattataatgctttgTTATTCGTTCAATGtattcttataatatgtttaataagtatttcaaacaatagtaattggtatataatatgcaggttgatttttttttttgctgttttaAGGAATGtgatcatttttacatttttaccaatagtgaaaaaaataaaaaatatgttttaaattcattttcttttttttttttattttatttatagctaTTAGTCGGGGACTATGATAGCtcaacaattatacaatttatatataattcattttcttatattctatttaattttctttattgccttaaataatgacatttttgaatCTTTGTTATGTAAATGTACTGGTTTCTAAgtcttaaatacctaataatgaaATGgacaatatatacaaatttattgagTCATTGTTCCACTGTTACTTTTGATAACTTCCAATTTAACTACCAGTAGGCATCAATGAGCAGGACTATAACCTCATAATGATGCtgttctaaaatttaaaataatatttaaaaatatgtaatttagtatACAAAACCAACATTAATTtaaggtttttattataaatataatatatcaatataaataccaGCAAATAGACAAACATCCATATAATtcttagtaaaattatatattattattaatataatatacatttatttaataacatttttcaacctatacaatttttttaagtttctcaTTAAAAgggtaatattgaaattaataattatgataaaaaaagtatattatgttataaacagaaatttgaataacttagatttgaagttattttatttatgataatttgagTTAATATTAACTACgtatgtaaatatacatatttatagtctgtataaattaattaaataaatacactcAAGTCTCTAGATGTATCATCACTACTAGAACTTCCAGATGTCAATGTTTCTtcttttactttaataattgtattatcttcTTTACTTTTTTCCTTCAATTTATCTTGCTTATGCTTGTGTTCATGTTTGTGTTTATGCTTgtgcttatgtttttttttgtctttcttctttttcttactctaaaaaaagttatgaaattgtgtttttaatttttcatcagaattaacatttaaatttaacatacagAATTACTGGTTCCATCTATTTTactatgatgatgatgatggtgaTGATGGTGATGATGGTGGTGTTTATTTTCACTTTGTACAACTACAGGTTTATTGGACTGATCTTCAGGTTTTACATTAAACATTCCGGGTTCAAAACCAACCGGTCCAGTAGAATTGGATATCATAATTCCAGGAAGTGAAGCAGAATTTTCAGAGAAATAACCTGTCTTAGACTTGTTTTCATTCAATTCAAATGAAGGCCTGATATTTGAAACTAAGTTGACTTCTTGAAGTTCATTCATTAACTCTTCACTTTCTTTTTTGACCTCAgccttaaacataatttaaatcaaacaaattaagtaaaatatgatCATGGAGcagtaaaacaattttacgatttaaattaaactttacttTAATTTTCTTATCAAAATGTAAATGATCACCAAATTCATTTTCTAAATTATCACTTTCAACTTTTAGCTGATCAACAATTTCTGGAACATCTAATTCTCCTTCATCAATAAGTCGTTTGATACCACGCTCactattagaattattatctggttcaacaataatatttggaaGCGTACAAGATTTTGCCTATTACACAAAAATGAGTtaacttttaaacataattaatatttttttattaataaaataaaatttaacctCTACTTCAACTTTGATTGGCTTGTACAATGCCGCAACTTCAGCACGTAAAATTTTTTGACGtccaaataaagtataatataagtcaaCAAAATTACACCGTAATGTAGTATCATAAGATAACAATGAACTAAAAcagtaaattacatttaacatttttttttttaagtttgtaatTGAGTGTAATGGTTTTACAAGGAATAAAGATGCATTTAACTTTTATGTGTCTTTATTCTTTCTAAAGAATCTAGTATCTAGGTACgtcaaaagtttaaaatgtactaGTGCTCATATTACAATTGTTAAACTAAGGTTAAACCACCAAATTGGGACagtaaaatcagtgggttaagcgtaaccgaggtttaacatatgattgtaaaacgggtgCTAAgtcataattcaaaattaataagtaaaattaccatcaagtatttttaatagcaTTTTCTGGACATgataagattttgaaaatattttggtttgtctataatttcatcaaataataaaaaattcagtaCCTAGATCACTttcattcaaacattttttaaagtattcaggCATTTAGATGCTACCCTCACCAAACATCTGCTGCCTGGTGCAAGTGCCCATAAAACCATCCATCTAATTCGGCCCTCcatatttatatgtacttacTTGATAAGTTTCCATAAATGATGAGATAGATAATCATTGTTTAATcgattatttggttttttaggTGTAAATGGTGGATTTTTACACAACATGCGAACAAGTTCATTCCTAACTTTTGGATCTGGATCACTATCTGCTATGTCTATAAGATACTTTAAATCATCCCAACGCCCATCTAAGCAAGTGAAATCAACTAAAGCTTCTAATGCACAAAGTCTtactcctaaaaaaaaaaagtattaaaacaagtattaataataaatactccAATTAAATTCAAACCAATAAAATTTCCGTATGATGAGTAAGAACGAAAAATATTAGGGTTATTGGGTAAATGGccaaatttttgtaattttctgaTAGCTTTTAAACAGGTAATTGTTATAGGATATTTGTAGGTCTGCAGACGTTTTTCCAAGTTTAAGTGCTGTGTAATCTCTTcaagtattaattttgaatccCCGGAGAGTGAATCTGCAGTAATATCACagctagaaaaataatatattctaagttatgcaatgataaatttaagaatatttaaataatttaagtacttaaGGCGATtcattttcaataacaataattaattttgttacttaCGCTTTTTGCATTAAAGATATAACTGGTGTAATTGTTGCACCAAGAGCATCAATCAGTGAAgctctataataattatcagaatatctatttttactattatcattGTACTTGAATAGATCTAATATGAATTTCAAGATTTCAGGGGGACAAATTCCATGAGAATTTCTCAAACCAGCCATTGCAATTGGAATTGTCTAAGACAAACAAtttcatattaggtatttaaaagattattattactttttatttaatgggAGTACCTTCTGTAGATAGTAATGTTGTAGATTtgagaaattattttgttttattatatgtgGACATGAAAAtgaaccaaacatttttttaaatgttgccAACATTGCTGGAGGCCCAGTCCAATTAGTAACCATTGCATTTGCAATCTATAATCAGAAAAATAGGTTGATAGTAATCATGCATAATAGGCaattagtaatttgtaattacagTATGAAGTTTCAAGTTAGCTTAGTTACCTTAGTTAAACAGTGAGCAGCTTTACACCGTACATGAATATACACTTGTTCgttttcaataatatcacaTAAGGCATTACGTGTAGCAATTGTAGGAAATTTATCAAGAGCTACCACTGCTTCCATTTGGGCAGTTACATCTTTTTCATGTCGCAATTGGTAATTCCACTGGTACTCAGGTTGTTCAATAATACAACTGCGTAAAATAGTCATCTCAGGATCTAATCGAATCCATAATACTGGTGAGTcattactgaaataaaatataatacaattagttgttacaatatgtttgtataacattaataatggataatatattatttaatgtttacttACTCCATAGCATTTAAATCAATATCTACTTCATCCCCCGTACACAAAggaattttctttttcttattaCGCCTACTTTTTGAATGACAGGTAATATCTGCTCGAGCTACATTACCTTCAACTTGCAAAGTATGTTTAAATGGACCATCCAATTCTTGAATGCTAACTAATAATGGGCCAACATATTTACGAATACCTCGTTGACAAACAGCATCTTGTTTAATTTCTAATTCCAATGTATTCCTAAGAGAAatctaatatgtaaaataagtaatttaaatttaaataatagtattaaaccTTTTTCTATTGAACACAAAGGTACAAGTAAATTTAGCGTGACCACCAGTTCTAACCCATTGATCAATAAATACAGACATATCTATGCCTGATACAGTAAAAATAgtcttgttaaatatatttgtactaaTTAACATGTGGCCCCATAAACCTGAGTTCATTGGATTTTGAGATGCATTGCTTGCTAAAGATAAATGCTTGTTcaaaacctataaaaataataattttatgaacgaaggtaatatacctaaaatatattcaaaatgtttaatgttaatatataatttatattataatttataaaaagttgaagtaaaatgtaaaaagtaagTTAATTGaatagtaattttaatcaatgacaataataatttgaagtacattacaatttatgttagattagattatattaaaattctacCTGCAACAATAATGAATAGCCAATTCGATTTTCTAACATTCTTAATACAAGATGTGCCTTTTTAGTCATGTAATGAAAATAACGAGGTGATATTGTGTGTAAGCTACGTGtagagaaataaaaatttgaggTTTCATTAGTATTTTGCACATTATTAAAAGATAATGAAAATCCAGGATTAGAAGTTCCTCCTGGACTGACAAGACCACTACTTGTTGGAGCAGGTTGTTGGGTTGGATCTAACACTATAGGTCCTATTTCTTCTTCATATCGTACCAAACTTGTTAATTcctacattaataatatcaataatttcaataaattaatcaaatgacaaatttacaaacaagataattttaaagataCATACATTGTGAATCCATTCACGATAAGAATTATtgccaaaacatttttttgcaaaaagACCAGACATATATAATGCTATACCGCACGTTAGCCACCAATCAGACCAATTTTGAGTAGAAATAAAACAACCGAAAAATTGCTCTGCCATAACTTGTGCCaagatttttttagaaatatatacttgatcaataatttgttttggatGTAGAAGATTAACACTGCAAAAAGTGTTTATtggtaataattaacaaaaggGTCTAGAATTTTActttcataaattttaaatacttaacctCATAATACCCATTGATGCATACGATGCATAATCTGTAGGAGTTTCATCAACAAATACTTGTTTATAACAACTATAAGGATAACCGTTAGATAACGTATCTTCATAAAATTCTAATGCTTCATGGGTGTACTTTGCAGCTGTAGGTAGAAGTTCAGAAAGCCCCGGCAAACAGAAGTGAGTTATAATATGCATCGTAGGGTCCACATAAATTTCAAAAGGtctaaagtatatatattacttaatatcgccctaagattttaattatttttaaatagttaccccACTGCTAAGGCTATATTTGGTGCACAAGTGGGCattgataaactataataatatgttttacgcCTTAAATCAGGAGCTGCAACAACTTCAATTAAATCTCCACAAGATACTGCCGTCATATTTTCATCAACTGTAAATTCTAAATCCCATGTACATGGTTCCGCATAACTATCGACACACGGAAACCATAGTCGAGATGAGTTTTCAAAACACATAGTAAACATATGAGCTCGTCTCTAAACATAAACAAAgccatattttaaaacaaaatataaatattttatatcattatatacaatttttaaaagttatacctCAACTAAAGATCCATCTCCTTCTGGAATAACAAAATGGACACCTCCACTAGGCTGTTCCAAAGAATATTCTacacttattttaatacttgtTCCATCACTCACACATGTTGTAATTTCTGCAGGTAGACTTATAACTAATTCCCCATTATTGTTATCGGGTTCAGTTATCTGAGCAGCATTTAAATGAGCTGCAGAAAATGCAGTTAATGTAGGTCTAAAAAGAAATAGTAATgacatttaaataactaaaaaaaaaattttcttctagaaattaaatatttaaattataggtaaatgcTTACTCTTCATCTTTATTTTGAGTAATGTCAACAAATggatcaaaatattgaaaaggaACTTCAATGTTTTCATTAACAGTTACGCGATATATACGACATTGTTTtgcatttagttttataaattgaagATTATTTTTCAATGGTATAATTGTTAGCTCTACCATTccctaaaacaaaataataaatttgtatataccaacttataaaattattgttccaaaaataaacaaataataatatttaaacttatttaccaatatattttttcgttgAAAACTAATGCCTGTCAAACTAACCAATTGATGGGCTGTAAAATTgtcaaaacattaatattattaatatatatacctaattatttaaaataattaaataatttataattctataaatatgtgactattttagtttattagtgTGATTAacaaatctaatataaaatctaataaattaatgttataatatgattagatAATAAGAATTTTGGAAATTACACAAGGTCAATTTAATTTAGTATCGATTTATccaataaattttcaaaataatatttccaatgtGAGAATTGTTCCAAATTTCCAATTGATCAGAAATAGTCAATTAGGTTTAGAGGTTCAAAGCATAAGTTCATTTTAAAATCTCTTTTGAGAAATTTGGATTTATTCAAAGCTGATAGTTTAATACCACCCATATTGGGCCAATTTAGCAGATTCAACACAAATTTGCACTCTTAAGAAGACGCTACCCATAcatatctccgtcttacacacgcacgacctggcaaattgtcgttcacaagtttcaatagtgtgctgttagttttgatactagagtgaattgacctattttaaaacttttaggtaagaacattatctgtgcttaagcgttgccgatttttcaaaatttttattttcaagcaaaatatgggtatgtgaagtatcaaaaattttaaatgctcatatctcgcttgaaaattaaaatatttaataaaagccaacgcttaagcacagataatgttattatctagaaaattaatgataggtcaaatcactctaatatcaaaactagctcactattgaaactagtgaacgaaaatttgctatgtggtatgtgtgtaagacggagacaacaaatccatgggtagcatcctcttaataaaacagtaaaattgtGTCATTGGAGGTGACAACAATTTCGATGACAAAATACTTATAGTTTATAAGGCCTTGCGG
This is a stretch of genomic DNA from Acyrthosiphon pisum isolate AL4f chromosome A3, pea_aphid_22Mar2018_4r6ur, whole genome shotgun sequence. It encodes these proteins:
- the LOC103307638 gene encoding ubiquitin-conjugating enzyme E2 H, with protein sequence MSSPSAGKRRMDTDVIKLIESKHEVTLLNGLNEFCVKLYGPRGTPYEGGLWKVRVHLPEHYPFKSPSIGFINKIYHPNIDEVSGTVCLDVINQAWTALYDLLNIFESFLPQLLAYPNPIDPLNGDAAALYLHKPEQYKKRVEEYVKKYATEEALKDDGNAGSDSDESSMSEFSESEAQDMEL
- the LOC100161509 gene encoding transcription initiation factor TFIID subunit 2, producing MKKDKTGDTARPYKLAHQLVSLTGISFQRKNILGMVELTIIPLKNNLQFIKLNAKQCRIYRVTVNENIEVPFQYFDPFVDITQNKDEEPTLTAFSAAHLNAAQITEPDNNNGELVISLPAEITTCVSDGTSIKISVEYSLEQPSGGVHFVIPEGDGSLVERRAHMFTMCFENSSRLWFPCVDSYAEPCTWDLEFTVDENMTAVSCGDLIEVVAAPDLRRKTYYYSLSMPTCAPNIALAVGPFEIYVDPTMHIITHFCLPGLSELLPTAAKYTHEALEFYEDTLSNGYPYSCYKQVFVDETPTDYASYASMGIMSVNLLHPKQIIDQVYISKKILAQVMAEQFFGCFISTQNWSDWWLTCGIALYMSGLFAKKCFGNNSYREWIHNELTSLVRYEEEIGPIVLDPTQQPAPTSSGLVSPGGTSNPGFSLSFNNVQNTNETSNFYFSTRSLHTISPRYFHYMTKKAHLVLRMLENRIGYSLLLQVLNKHLSLASNASQNPMNSGLWGHMLISTNIFNKTIFTVSGIDMSVFIDQWVRTGGHAKFTCTFVFNRKRNTLELEIKQDAVCQRGIRKYVGPLLVSIQELDGPFKHTLQVEGNVARADITCHSKSRRNKKKKIPLCTGDEVDIDLNAMDNDSPVLWIRLDPEMTILRSCIIEQPEYQWNYQLRHEKDVTAQMEAVVALDKFPTIATRNALCDIIENEQVYIHVRCKAAHCLTKIANAMVTNWTGPPAMLATFKKMFGSFSCPHIIKQNNFSNLQHYYLQKTIPIAMAGLRNSHGICPPEILKFILDLFKYNDNSKNRYSDNYYRASLIDALGATITPVISLMQKACDITADSLSGDSKLILEEITQHLNLEKRLQTYKYPITITCLKAIRKLQKFGHLPNNPNIFRSYSSYGNFIGVRLCALEALVDFTCLDGRWDDLKYLIDIADSDPDPKVRNELVRMLCKNPPFTPKKPNNRLNNDYLSHHLWKLINSLLSYDTTLRCNFVDLYYTLFGRQKILRAEVAALYKPIKVEVEAKSCTLPNIIVEPDNNSNSERGIKRLIDEGELDVPEIVDQLKVESDNLENEFGDHLHFDKKIKAEVKKESEELMNELQEVNLVSNIRPSFELNENKSKTGYFSENSASLPGIMISNSTGPVGFEPGMFNVKPEDQSNKPVVVQSENKHHHHHHHHHHHHHSKIDGTSNSSKKKKKDKKKHKHKHKHKHEHKHKQDKLKEKSKEDNTIIKVKEETLTSGSSSSDDTSRDLSVFI